From Thermoflavifilum aggregans, a single genomic window includes:
- a CDS encoding SCO family protein, translated as MKRYIWIAGLGVFILFLFAGFYYYTYVHQSDKLPVLGNPGHVVGDFSFTDQTGQPFTQQDMNGKVSVVEFFYTTCPDLCPRMNANMQKVYEKFKHTPGFEILSHTVNPDHDTPPVLAKYAEQYDADPRVWKFLTGPAPKIYSMAENDYLIGSVDSAHVSGLFVHSQWWALVDKHRRIRGFYDGTNPQDISKLEHDIPILLREK; from the coding sequence ATGAAACGTTATATCTGGATTGCTGGGTTGGGGGTTTTTATCCTTTTCCTGTTTGCAGGGTTTTATTACTACACCTACGTACATCAGAGTGATAAACTGCCTGTACTCGGCAATCCAGGACATGTAGTAGGTGATTTTAGTTTTACCGATCAAACGGGACAGCCATTTACACAGCAGGATATGAACGGTAAAGTGAGTGTGGTGGAATTTTTCTATACAACCTGCCCAGATCTTTGCCCGCGCATGAATGCCAACATGCAGAAGGTGTATGAAAAATTCAAACACACGCCCGGCTTTGAAATCCTTTCCCATACGGTTAATCCGGATCACGATACGCCTCCTGTGCTGGCTAAATATGCCGAGCAGTATGATGCTGACCCAAGGGTCTGGAAATTTCTCACTGGCCCTGCACCAAAGATTTACTCCATGGCCGAAAACGATTATCTGATCGGATCTGTAGATAGTGCGCATGTGTCGGGCTTGTTTGTACATTCACAATGGTGGGCACTGGTCGATAAACATCGGCGCATCCGCGGATTCTACGATGGTACCAATCCGCAGGATATTAGCAAACTGGAGCACGATATCCCAATATTGCTGAGAGAAAAATAA
- the metE gene encoding 5-methyltetrahydropteroyltriglutamate--homocysteine S-methyltransferase, with product MFTHLLGYPRIGLHRELKRACEQYWAGKISQDELLRTGKMIRESNWQQQIAAGIDWLPCGDFSFYDHVLDMSLMLGVIPERFAPLKEKGVDGLDLYFAMARGYQRDGLDIPALEMTKWFNTNYHYLVPEFAPDQSFSLQPYSLLEALAEAQAFQRPVKPILIGPVSYLLLGKMSTAHSNPLHLLPSLLPCYAELLRLLHRHGVQWVQLDEPFLATDLAADSLQAFRDAYSYLHGEIPEIHVLLATYFGGLGDYLPQVVQWPVQGVHLDLVSDPEQLQPALQLLPPDKWLSMGIVDGRNVWKNDFTYSLSLIEQAVQKLGPERILLAPSCSLLHVPYDLQLETNSKGLPNAVKSWLAFAQQKLEELTVLKQLAVAGTHRQALPRLIENQLAIEQKKIAAFAHLPGIQQRIARLQENDLHRLHAFPIRKAAQQQALQLPLLPTTTIGSFPQTTELRQLRARWNKGEISDKAYEQALEESIREVIALQEQIGLDVLVHGEFERSDMVEYFARQLTGFAFTEHGWVQSYGSRCVKPPILFGDVTRKQDMTVRWIRFAQSLTSRPVKGMLTGPVTLLQWSFVRNDMPREQIAYQLALAIRDEVKALEEAGIRVIQIDEPAFREGLPLRREQQPAYLQWAVRAFRLASCGVKDETQIHTHMCYSEFNSIMQHIADLDADVITIEASRSHMELLDAFGDFQYPNDIGPGIYDIHSPRIPSADEMVALLQKAAHIIPVRQLWVNPDCGLKTRNWPEVKASLQNMVAAAQRVRNMYISSRQAVNP from the coding sequence ATGTTCACACACCTACTGGGTTATCCCCGCATCGGGCTACATCGCGAACTGAAACGCGCCTGTGAGCAATATTGGGCAGGCAAAATTTCACAGGACGAGCTTCTGCGTACCGGCAAAATGATTCGGGAATCAAACTGGCAGCAGCAGATCGCTGCAGGCATAGATTGGCTCCCTTGCGGTGATTTTTCCTTCTATGATCATGTGCTCGATATGAGCCTGATGCTGGGGGTGATTCCAGAACGATTTGCCCCTTTGAAAGAAAAAGGAGTGGATGGACTCGACCTGTATTTTGCGATGGCACGAGGCTATCAGCGCGATGGACTGGATATTCCGGCGCTGGAAATGACCAAATGGTTTAATACAAATTATCATTATCTCGTACCCGAATTCGCTCCTGATCAATCATTTAGTTTACAGCCCTATTCTCTCCTGGAAGCACTTGCAGAAGCTCAGGCATTTCAACGCCCGGTCAAACCCATCCTCATTGGCCCCGTGTCCTACCTGTTGCTGGGTAAGATGAGTACCGCTCACAGCAATCCCCTGCACTTGCTACCCAGTCTGCTTCCCTGCTATGCCGAGCTGCTCCGCTTGCTCCACAGGCATGGCGTCCAATGGGTTCAGCTTGACGAACCTTTTCTGGCAACAGATCTTGCTGCAGACTCATTACAGGCTTTCCGGGATGCTTATAGTTATTTGCATGGGGAGATTCCCGAGATACATGTATTGTTGGCTACCTATTTCGGGGGGTTGGGAGATTATCTGCCCCAGGTTGTGCAATGGCCGGTGCAGGGTGTTCATCTGGACTTGGTCAGTGATCCTGAGCAGCTGCAACCAGCACTGCAGTTGTTGCCACCCGATAAATGGCTTTCGATGGGTATTGTAGATGGCCGCAATGTCTGGAAAAATGATTTTACCTATTCCCTGAGCCTTATTGAACAAGCTGTTCAAAAGCTGGGACCGGAACGCATCCTGCTGGCTCCATCCTGCTCGCTGCTTCATGTGCCGTATGATCTGCAACTGGAAACCAACAGCAAAGGCCTACCCAACGCTGTGAAAAGCTGGCTGGCATTTGCCCAGCAGAAGCTGGAAGAGCTGACCGTACTCAAACAACTGGCCGTTGCCGGCACCCATCGGCAGGCTCTTCCCAGGCTGATTGAAAACCAGCTTGCCATTGAACAGAAAAAGATTGCGGCTTTTGCCCACCTGCCCGGGATTCAGCAACGCATAGCCCGTTTGCAGGAAAACGATCTGCATCGCCTGCATGCATTTCCCATCCGGAAAGCTGCCCAGCAACAAGCACTCCAGCTACCCCTGCTCCCTACAACGACCATAGGGTCTTTCCCGCAAACAACCGAACTGCGCCAACTGCGCGCACGCTGGAACAAAGGAGAAATCTCCGATAAAGCTTATGAACAGGCACTGGAAGAATCAATCCGGGAAGTAATCGCCTTGCAGGAACAGATCGGCCTTGATGTGCTGGTACATGGCGAATTTGAGCGCAGTGATATGGTGGAATATTTCGCCCGGCAGCTTACCGGCTTTGCATTTACCGAACACGGCTGGGTGCAGAGTTACGGTAGCCGTTGTGTAAAACCTCCTATTCTGTTCGGAGATGTAACCCGTAAACAGGATATGACGGTGCGCTGGATTCGTTTTGCCCAATCCCTCACTTCCAGGCCAGTAAAAGGTATGCTTACCGGGCCGGTTACTTTGTTGCAATGGTCTTTTGTACGAAACGATATGCCCCGTGAACAAATTGCCTATCAGCTGGCACTGGCCATCCGCGATGAAGTCAAGGCCCTCGAAGAAGCCGGAATCCGGGTAATCCAGATCGATGAACCCGCTTTCCGCGAAGGCCTTCCTTTGCGCAGGGAACAGCAACCAGCCTACCTGCAATGGGCTGTCAGAGCCTTCCGCCTAGCATCCTGCGGTGTAAAAGATGAAACCCAGATCCATACCCACATGTGCTACAGCGAATTCAATTCCATCATGCAGCATATTGCCGACCTGGATGCTGATGTGATTACAATCGAGGCTTCCCGTTCGCACATGGAGCTGCTGGATGCTTTCGGAGATTTTCAATATCCCAACGATATAGGTCCGGGCATTTATGATATCCATTCACCCCGCATCCCCTCGGCAGATGAAATGGTAGCATTGCTTCAAAAAGCCGCCCACATCATTCCGGTCAGGCAGCTTTGGGTGAATCCGGACTGTGGACTGAAAACCCGCAACTGGCCCGAGGTAAAGGCATCCCTGCAAAATATGGTGGCTGCCGCCCAACGGGTACGCAACATGTACATTTCATCCCGGCAGGCTGTGAATCCATAG
- a CDS encoding glycoside hydrolase family 25 protein, protein MFYGKWKVWMGILGLVLAGTGVWVLGLRHFIARPVFVEDRTHRVWLPVGYSVFGIDISQYQRTIDWGKLRQERIAGQPIRFVFIKATEGISRQDPLFAQHWAKAHAAGFICGAYHFFYATRNPLLQARNFEQTVKLMPGDMPPVLDAEVDNHQPDSVIRQTMRTYLNELTRYYGVKPIIYTNLHFYRNYIRGYLDDYPIWIAQHSLRSLPQDATGWIFWQISDEAHMQGITGFTDLNVFRYDFDQLRALCLP, encoded by the coding sequence ATGTTTTATGGCAAATGGAAAGTCTGGATGGGAATTTTAGGGCTTGTGCTGGCCGGCACAGGCGTATGGGTATTGGGGCTGAGACATTTTATTGCAAGGCCTGTCTTCGTGGAAGACCGAACACACCGGGTTTGGCTGCCTGTCGGATACTCCGTATTCGGAATAGATATTTCTCAGTATCAGCGGACCATTGACTGGGGAAAACTCAGGCAGGAGCGGATTGCGGGTCAGCCCATCCGGTTCGTATTCATCAAGGCTACGGAAGGCATCAGCCGGCAGGATCCCCTGTTTGCACAACATTGGGCCAAAGCCCATGCTGCTGGCTTTATCTGCGGGGCCTACCATTTTTTCTATGCCACCCGCAATCCCCTGCTGCAGGCCAGAAATTTTGAACAGACGGTTAAACTGATGCCAGGCGATATGCCACCGGTGCTGGATGCGGAAGTAGACAACCATCAGCCCGATTCCGTTATCCGGCAAACCATGCGTACCTATCTGAATGAATTGACACGTTATTACGGAGTAAAACCCATCATTTACACCAACCTACATTTTTACCGAAACTATATCAGGGGATATCTGGATGATTATCCCATCTGGATTGCCCAACACAGCCTACGTTCTCTGCCTCAGGATGCAACCGGCTGGATTTTTTGGCAAATCAGCGACGAGGCGCATATGCAGGGAATAACCGGATTCACTGACCTGAATGTTTTTCGGTATGATTTTGATCAGCTTCGCGCTTTGTGTTTACCGTGA
- a CDS encoding glycoside hydrolase family 172 protein, whose amino-acid sequence MKYMVFLLLTVCGYGQLLYAQQTDAWNGLQMNMGNLFRLSDAQTRSISPENPTGEKGKGGMATLANGTAALAARDLGQGWKVNPFIRIQPGHTDTLALIQGPGAIQHIWMTPTGYWRFEILRIYWDDEPTPSVEVPVGDFFCMGWGKYAPLQSLAVCVNPGSALNCYWVMPFRKKCLMTLQNIGDEPMTLYYQIDYTLTAIPEDAAYFHAQFRHVNPNPYKQPYTILDGVKGRGQYVGTYLAWGVHNNGWWGEGEIKFYIDGDRQFPTINGTGTEDYFCGSYDFENQQTHQYETFTSPYSGLCQVIKPDGLYQTQQRFGMYRWHIMDPIRFQHDLRVTIQDLGWRRDGTYLPQRSDISSVAYWYQTEPHAPFPPLPAKEELEDD is encoded by the coding sequence ATGAAATACATGGTTTTTCTTTTGCTTACAGTATGCGGATACGGCCAGCTGCTGTATGCTCAGCAAACAGATGCATGGAACGGGTTGCAGATGAATATGGGCAATTTGTTCCGGCTTTCAGATGCACAAACCCGTTCCATCAGCCCCGAAAATCCGACAGGTGAAAAAGGCAAAGGCGGTATGGCTACTCTGGCCAATGGTACGGCTGCTTTGGCCGCTCGTGATCTGGGTCAGGGCTGGAAAGTCAATCCTTTCATTCGCATTCAGCCCGGGCATACCGATACGCTGGCCCTGATTCAGGGTCCGGGAGCCATCCAGCACATCTGGATGACGCCCACCGGCTACTGGCGTTTTGAAATTCTGCGTATTTACTGGGATGATGAGCCCACGCCCTCGGTTGAAGTGCCTGTGGGTGATTTCTTTTGCATGGGATGGGGAAAATATGCGCCTCTGCAATCGCTTGCCGTATGTGTGAACCCCGGCAGCGCCCTGAATTGCTACTGGGTGATGCCTTTCCGAAAAAAATGCCTGATGACCCTGCAAAATATAGGCGATGAGCCTATGACGCTGTATTATCAGATTGATTATACCCTTACGGCCATCCCCGAAGACGCAGCTTATTTCCATGCGCAATTCCGGCATGTGAATCCCAATCCGTACAAACAGCCCTATACCATTTTGGATGGAGTCAAAGGCCGCGGACAATATGTGGGCACCTATCTGGCCTGGGGTGTGCACAACAATGGCTGGTGGGGTGAAGGAGAAATTAAATTTTATATTGACGGTGACCGGCAGTTCCCTACTATCAATGGCACCGGTACGGAAGACTATTTCTGCGGCTCCTATGATTTTGAAAACCAGCAGACCCATCAGTATGAAACCTTCACCTCACCCTATTCCGGCTTGTGCCAGGTAATCAAACCAGATGGATTGTACCAAACGCAGCAGCGATTTGGTATGTATCGCTGGCATATTATGGATCCGATTCGCTTTCAGCATGATCTTCGGGTAACTATTCAGGACTTGGGCTGGCGGAGGGATGGCACCTATCTGCCCCAGCGCTCGGATATTTCATCGGTGGCCTACTGGTATCAAACCGAGCCGCACGCACCATTTCCGCCATTGCCTGCCAAAGAAGAGCTGGAAGACGACTGA